A stretch of Deinococcus roseus DNA encodes these proteins:
- a CDS encoding glycoside hydrolase family 43 protein, which produces MSSTPVFPNPLVEQRADPWVYLHTDGYYYFTGSVPEYDRIELRRAKRLQDLGNAETVVAWRKYETGPLSANIWAPELHFIEGKWYIYFAAARTTETRDGLFDHRIFVLENASANPLEGEWLEKGQLKTRWESFALDATTFEHLGRRYLVWAQKDPQIFGNSNLYISEMANPWTLQGPQVMLTTPEHPWEVIGFLVNEGAAVLKRNGKIFITFSASATDHHYCMGLLTADENADLLDPASWSKSQEPVFQTSEANQQYGPGHNSFTTLPDGQDVLIFHARSYKDIVGDPLYDPNRHARAQVFGYGEDGAPVFGVPLPDTQPEPTP; this is translated from the coding sequence ATGAGTTCAACCCCTGTTTTTCCCAACCCTCTGGTCGAACAGCGTGCCGATCCCTGGGTGTACCTGCACACCGATGGTTACTACTACTTCACCGGTTCGGTGCCCGAATATGACCGCATTGAACTGAGGCGCGCAAAACGGCTGCAAGACCTGGGCAACGCAGAAACCGTGGTGGCCTGGAGAAAATACGAAACCGGACCCCTCAGTGCCAACATCTGGGCCCCTGAACTGCACTTCATTGAGGGCAAATGGTACATCTACTTTGCTGCAGCCCGCACCACAGAAACCAGAGATGGCCTCTTTGACCACCGCATTTTTGTGCTGGAAAACGCATCAGCCAACCCCCTGGAAGGCGAGTGGCTTGAAAAAGGCCAGCTGAAAACCCGGTGGGAAAGCTTTGCCCTGGATGCCACCACCTTCGAGCATCTGGGGAGGCGTTATCTGGTGTGGGCACAAAAAGACCCCCAGATTTTCGGCAACTCCAACCTGTACATCAGCGAAATGGCAAACCCCTGGACCCTGCAAGGCCCCCAGGTGATGCTGACCACCCCCGAGCATCCCTGGGAGGTGATTGGCTTTCTGGTCAATGAAGGGGCTGCTGTCCTGAAGCGCAATGGCAAGATCTTCATCACCTTTTCGGCCAGCGCCACGGATCACCATTACTGCATGGGCCTGCTCACTGCCGATGAAAATGCAGACCTGCTGGACCCCGCCTCCTGGAGCAAATCCCAGGAACCGGTTTTTCAGACCAGTGAAGCAAACCAGCAATATGGTCCCGGTCACAACAGTTTCACCACCCTGCCAGACGGTCAGGATGTGCTGATTTTCCATGCCCGCAGCTACAAAGACATTGTGGGCGATCCCCTCTATGATCCCAACCGCCATGCCCGGGCACAGGTGTTTGGTTATGGGGAAGATGGAGCCCCGGTCTTTGGTGTACCCTTGCCAGACACCCAGCCTGAACCCACCCCCTGA
- a CDS encoding ammonium transporter, protein MKRNTHLSLFGCSTLLALTTISHAQAAVPLTLDRGDTAWMLMSSALVLLMTPGLAFFYGGLTRTKSVLNTILMCFGTMGVVGVLWVLFGYSLAFGDNASSPYIGTLANLFMNGIDQNTLYGTFEAATGHAIPKYVFVMFQGMFAIITAALISGALVDRMKFSMFLLFVSLWSLLVYAPLAHWVWDASGWLFKMGALDFAGGTVVHISSGVSALVAATLLGERMKATKRLALPHNIPFVLLGAGLLWFGWFGFNAGSALGANGSASLAFITTSTATSAAMLGWLLWEAMRGQKPSAIGAATGSVVGLVAITPAAGFVSPGSAILIGLIASTCSFWVIQYKHRMRADDALDVFACHAVGGVVGSLLTGVFASRAVNGAYSGVLDGNWTQLGIQAVGVMAAILLAAAGTWLILKLLDAVFRIRVAPPHETAGLDVSEHAQPAYQEEQVPPLGAPAIVSGD, encoded by the coding sequence ATGAAACGAAACACCCACCTCTCTCTTTTTGGCTGCTCGACTTTGCTGGCCCTCACCACCATTTCCCATGCCCAGGCTGCTGTCCCACTGACACTGGACCGTGGAGACACCGCCTGGATGCTGATGTCCAGTGCCCTGGTGCTGCTGATGACCCCTGGACTGGCTTTCTTTTACGGCGGCCTCACCCGAACCAAAAGCGTCCTCAACACCATCCTGATGTGTTTTGGCACCATGGGTGTGGTGGGGGTGCTGTGGGTGCTCTTCGGGTACAGCCTGGCCTTCGGAGACAACGCCAGCAGCCCCTACATTGGCACCCTTGCCAACCTCTTCATGAACGGCATCGATCAGAACACCCTGTATGGCACTTTTGAAGCAGCAACGGGGCATGCCATTCCCAAATACGTTTTTGTGATGTTTCAGGGCATGTTTGCCATCATCACCGCTGCATTGATCAGTGGCGCATTGGTGGACCGCATGAAATTCTCCATGTTTCTGCTGTTTGTGTCGTTGTGGAGCCTGCTGGTGTATGCACCGCTGGCGCACTGGGTCTGGGATGCCAGTGGCTGGTTGTTCAAAATGGGTGCCCTGGATTTTGCCGGAGGCACCGTGGTGCACATCTCCTCCGGGGTTTCAGCCCTGGTGGCTGCCACCCTGCTGGGAGAGCGCATGAAGGCCACCAAACGGCTTGCCCTTCCCCACAACATCCCTTTTGTGTTGCTGGGCGCAGGTCTCCTGTGGTTTGGCTGGTTTGGCTTTAATGCTGGATCTGCCCTCGGAGCCAATGGCAGTGCCTCCCTCGCTTTCATCACCACCAGCACCGCCACCAGTGCCGCCATGCTTGGCTGGCTCCTCTGGGAAGCCATGCGTGGTCAGAAACCCAGTGCCATTGGTGCTGCCACTGGCTCAGTTGTGGGCCTCGTTGCCATCACCCCTGCTGCTGGTTTTGTCAGTCCGGGGTCTGCCATCCTGATTGGTCTGATTGCATCCACCTGTTCCTTCTGGGTGATCCAGTACAAGCACCGCATGCGCGCCGATGATGCCCTGGATGTTTTCGCCTGCCATGCTGTGGGTGGCGTTGTGGGGTCCCTGCTGACGGGTGTGTTTGCCTCCAGAGCCGTCAACGGTGCCTACTCTGGGGTACTGGATGGCAACTGGACCCAGCTGGGCATCCAGGCTGTGGGGGTGATGGCAGCCATTCTGCTGGCTGCTGCTGGAACCTGGCTGATCCTGAAGTTGCTGGACGCAGTGTTCCGCATCCGGGTGGCCCCTCCGCATGAAACTGCAGGTCTGGACGTCTCAGAACATGCCCAGCCTGCATACCAGGAGGAACAGGTGCCCCCCCTGGGTGCTCCAGCCATTGTTTCTGGAGATTGA
- a CDS encoding DUF4142 domain-containing protein codes for MNRTLQLLGLGLAATLLISATGGGNLPTFSAKKLQQDPAAMTESLASETSFTFTDRTFVSRMTQGHNYEIAAAELALTLAKATEVKTFAQLMLSDHKNLRGQLAAAVGKVNPAYELPADIDVSARQQVMLERLENAGDGFDAEYKAQMMQSHEEALNLLESYLGSKYANPIIRTEAQKAWPVVEAHHQAVDAIPAATP; via the coding sequence ATGAATCGGACATTGCAACTGCTGGGTCTGGGTCTGGCTGCAACACTGCTGATTTCTGCCACTGGAGGGGGCAACCTTCCCACTTTCTCAGCTAAAAAATTGCAACAGGATCCTGCAGCCATGACAGAAAGCCTGGCCTCAGAGACCTCTTTCACTTTTACAGACCGCACTTTTGTCAGCCGCATGACCCAGGGGCACAATTACGAAATTGCAGCTGCAGAACTGGCCCTGACCCTGGCAAAAGCCACAGAAGTCAAAACCTTTGCCCAGTTGATGCTGAGCGACCACAAAAACCTGCGGGGACAACTGGCAGCAGCGGTGGGCAAGGTGAATCCTGCTTACGAACTTCCTGCAGACATTGATGTCAGTGCCAGACAGCAGGTCATGCTGGAAAGGCTGGAGAATGCCGGAGACGGCTTTGATGCCGAATACAAAGCCCAGATGATGCAAAGCCATGAAGAAGCCCTCAACCTGCTGGAAAGCTACCTGGGCAGCAAATATGCCAACCCCATCATCAGGACCGAAGCCCAGAAAGCCTGGCCTGTGGTGGAAGCCCACCATCAGGCCGTTGATGCCATTCCTGCAGCAACACCCTGA
- a CDS encoding Fur family transcriptional regulator, with protein MEDPSQIIQKLQTCGLRPSAPRKTLLAYLMGCDHHPTPYELLEGLKLSGHPISIATLYQNLQVLSEAGLIRKFVDADGTARYDANTSAHHHLHCTACGRILDLDLSDELASALVALGTTANWQVQKIQLDLEGLCERCQIRLSALQD; from the coding sequence ATGGAAGACCCCTCACAGATCATCCAGAAGCTCCAGACATGTGGTTTGCGTCCCAGTGCACCACGCAAAACCCTGCTGGCCTATCTGATGGGGTGTGATCACCATCCCACCCCTTATGAACTGTTGGAAGGTCTGAAACTGAGTGGGCATCCCATCAGCATTGCGACCCTTTACCAGAACCTGCAGGTGCTTTCAGAAGCAGGACTGATCCGCAAATTTGTGGATGCAGATGGCACTGCCCGTTACGATGCCAACACCTCTGCCCACCACCACCTGCATTGCACAGCGTGTGGCAGGATTCTGGACCTGGATCTGTCAGACGAATTGGCGTCGGCTCTGGTGGCTCTGGGGACCACAGCAAACTGGCAGGTGCAAAAAATTCAACTGGACCTCGAGGGCCTCTGTGAACGCTGCCAGATCAGGCTGTCTGCGCTGCAGGATTGA
- a CDS encoding catalase — protein sequence MADDPNPLNTQNNGTLTTSTGAPVENDSNTQTAGWPGPSLLQDVHFIDKMAHFDREVIPERRVHAKGAGAYGTFEVTHDVTKYTRASFLSEVGKQTEVFLRFSTVGGERGSADTERDPRGFAVKFYTEEGNYDLVGNNTPVFFIRDPLKFPDFIHTQKRDPRTNLKSPNAMWDFWSLHPESLHQVTILFSDRGTPANYREMHGFGSHTYMWYTDAENYVWVKYHFKARGGFKTFHASEAEKWKALDPDHATRDLFDNIENGNFPVWDVAVQIIPAEEAPTYKYDIFDVTKTISQKDYPLIPIGTLTLNRNPENYFAETEQSAFAPSNFVPGIAPSFDKMLQGRLFSYADTHRHRLGANSHLIPVNNPKNASGSNYQRDGAMMTGSNGGRGPNYYPNTFGGPQEKKDISVPQLSVIGAAARQDYTHPNSDFVQPGILYREVLTEDKRVQLIENIVGALGGAVKRLQYRQTALFYLVDEDYGSRLAKGLNLDLNRVIELSKLSQQDRVQATLDDEAFREVASV from the coding sequence ATGGCAGATGATCCGAACCCATTGAACACCCAGAACAACGGCACTTTGACCACCAGCACAGGCGCTCCTGTGGAGAACGATTCCAACACCCAGACCGCAGGATGGCCCGGCCCCAGCCTGTTGCAAGACGTGCACTTCATTGACAAGATGGCCCACTTTGACCGGGAAGTGATTCCCGAGCGCCGGGTGCATGCCAAAGGTGCAGGTGCTTACGGAACCTTTGAAGTCACCCACGACGTGACAAAATACACCCGCGCCAGCTTCCTTTCCGAAGTGGGCAAGCAAACCGAAGTCTTCCTGCGCTTTTCCACTGTGGGTGGAGAACGGGGCAGTGCCGACACCGAACGGGACCCCAGAGGCTTTGCGGTCAAGTTCTACACCGAAGAAGGCAATTACGATCTGGTGGGCAACAACACCCCGGTGTTCTTCATCCGTGACCCCCTGAAGTTCCCGGATTTCATTCACACCCAGAAACGCGACCCCAGAACCAACCTGAAAAGCCCCAACGCCATGTGGGATTTCTGGAGCCTGCATCCCGAAAGCCTGCACCAGGTCACCATCCTGTTCAGCGATCGGGGCACCCCTGCCAACTACCGCGAAATGCACGGCTTCGGCAGCCACACCTACATGTGGTACACCGACGCTGAAAATTACGTGTGGGTCAAATACCACTTCAAGGCCAGAGGGGGCTTCAAAACCTTCCATGCCTCAGAAGCCGAGAAATGGAAAGCGCTGGACCCCGACCACGCCACCCGCGACCTTTTCGACAACATCGAAAACGGCAATTTCCCGGTGTGGGATGTGGCTGTGCAGATCATTCCTGCAGAAGAAGCCCCGACCTACAAATACGACATCTTCGATGTCACCAAGACCATCAGCCAGAAAGACTACCCCCTGATTCCCATCGGGACCCTCACCCTCAACCGCAACCCTGAAAACTACTTTGCCGAAACCGAACAGAGCGCTTTTGCCCCCAGCAACTTCGTTCCGGGCATTGCTCCCAGCTTTGACAAGATGCTGCAGGGCCGCCTGTTCAGCTACGCAGACACCCACCGCCACCGTCTGGGGGCCAACAGCCACCTGATTCCCGTCAACAACCCCAAAAACGCCAGTGGCTCCAACTACCAGCGCGATGGAGCCATGATGACGGGCAGCAACGGAGGCCGTGGTCCCAACTACTACCCCAACACCTTTGGTGGCCCCCAGGAGAAGAAAGACATCTCTGTGCCGCAGCTTTCGGTGATTGGTGCAGCAGCCCGTCAGGACTACACCCACCCCAACTCGGACTTTGTGCAGCCCGGCATCCTGTACCGTGAAGTCCTCACCGAAGACAAGCGCGTTCAGCTGATCGAGAACATCGTGGGTGCGCTGGGTGGAGCTGTCAAACGCCTGCAGTACCGCCAGACCGCCCTGTTTTACCTGGTGGACGAGGATTACGGCAGCCGTCTCGCAAAAGGCCTGAACCTTGATCTGAACCGGGTGATCGAACTCTCCAAACTGTCCCAGCAGGACCGCGTGCAGGCCACCCTCGATGATGAAGCTTTCCGTGAAGTGGCCTCAGTGTAA
- a CDS encoding UvrD-helicase domain-containing protein, whose protein sequence is MTERPALPQYPVILLPLPLQDALSGQPQRERFAEPEPELPVWNMPFVLQITVALLRLFGRGTQADQKIQQARQPLLDAHQTQKQLHQERKAAFETQENHKFTPEALLDYRRKRTLTLLESSVPEVGREGFAPLGFAEDHFLEHLQHHFESRIGRHFQVSKAGHSKGFEYVPDFVYFDPRFELRICIEVDEPYSSNRTAIHHVEFSEVTGQWESIDAARDQHFLDLGWGVVRFSEEQVIRDPEGCCRTLQDVIEHITLEHLEGLHAVSPVTAHPRWDRQTANQWGETGYRERYQQGIQGSRQIKNSVKSFIPDPEPSEHQQAIYQFVREGKGHGLVLAVAGSGKSTTLLTVAQEVLQQNPQASVLMLAFNKTIQQELQEKAQQRGLDQLEVKTLNSFGLSVLRRHFEGISSEGTWKRYGGYLTRSLKARYAGNFEQDRKTLLKLLSLCKSYLLDFRNLLEVSRIAEQYRIDFKTVQDLHPILVEVMEWGLQQVQKTQKVDFDDQCWLPVHLDLSIQPYDFVLIDECQDLTQMQLEMVQRSVKAAGRLLFVGDVAQAIMGFRGADHNSVNNIRQLSPTELSLSVCYRCPSSHLEKARTLMPLVQAAPGAKVGTVQEIPWHHLPSHAGPGDLMFGRTKATVRQALYQLVRNGRKINFLQNRGTQDPLQGEGSREDSGGDTLLNAIDNLMTAAQNIAQHRQRSGLPYGDELSSHLTRLSASKTSGEDYLQLRALHGLYQSRDFLQPEDFLEFLKHQLTPDPRGIMLCTAHQAKGLEAERVFVLAHEEFNVKDPSLLDWEQQQEKNLWYVALTRSRKELYLVRGIKA, encoded by the coding sequence ATGACGGAACGTCCTGCCTTGCCCCAATATCCGGTGATCTTGCTTCCTTTACCCCTGCAGGATGCCCTCTCTGGTCAACCCCAGCGGGAACGTTTTGCAGAACCCGAACCGGAGCTGCCTGTCTGGAACATGCCTTTTGTTTTGCAGATCACCGTTGCCCTGCTGCGCCTTTTTGGACGGGGAACACAGGCCGATCAGAAAATCCAGCAGGCCAGACAACCTCTGCTGGATGCCCATCAGACCCAGAAACAGCTACATCAGGAAAGAAAAGCTGCATTTGAGACGCAGGAAAACCACAAATTTACCCCTGAGGCGTTGCTGGATTACCGCAGGAAACGCACCCTGACCCTGCTGGAATCCAGTGTTCCAGAGGTGGGGAGAGAGGGTTTTGCGCCTCTGGGTTTCGCCGAAGACCATTTTCTGGAACACCTGCAACACCATTTTGAAAGCCGCATTGGCAGGCACTTTCAGGTCAGCAAGGCCGGACACAGCAAGGGCTTCGAGTACGTGCCAGATTTTGTGTATTTTGATCCCCGCTTCGAACTGCGCATCTGCATTGAGGTGGATGAACCCTACAGCAGCAACAGAACTGCCATTCACCATGTGGAGTTCAGCGAGGTGACGGGCCAGTGGGAAAGCATTGACGCTGCACGCGACCAGCATTTTCTGGATCTGGGCTGGGGGGTGGTGCGTTTCAGTGAAGAGCAGGTGATTCGGGACCCGGAAGGGTGCTGCCGCACCCTGCAAGACGTGATTGAACACATCACCCTGGAACATCTGGAGGGTTTGCATGCGGTCTCTCCGGTGACGGCCCATCCCCGCTGGGACCGCCAGACCGCCAACCAGTGGGGCGAAACTGGATACCGTGAGCGTTACCAGCAGGGCATTCAGGGGTCCAGACAAATCAAAAACAGCGTCAAATCCTTCATCCCTGATCCTGAACCTTCGGAGCACCAGCAGGCCATTTACCAGTTTGTGCGGGAAGGTAAGGGGCATGGTCTGGTGCTGGCAGTGGCCGGATCAGGCAAGAGCACCACCTTGCTGACAGTGGCCCAGGAGGTGCTGCAGCAAAACCCCCAGGCCAGCGTCCTGATGCTGGCCTTCAACAAAACCATCCAGCAGGAATTGCAGGAAAAAGCCCAGCAAAGGGGGCTGGATCAACTGGAAGTGAAAACCCTCAACAGTTTTGGCCTCAGTGTGCTGCGCCGCCACTTTGAGGGAATCTCCAGCGAGGGCACCTGGAAACGTTACGGGGGTTACCTGACCCGCTCCCTGAAAGCCCGTTATGCTGGCAACTTCGAGCAGGACCGCAAAACCCTGTTGAAACTGCTGTCTCTGTGCAAGAGTTACCTGCTGGATTTTCGCAACCTGCTGGAGGTCAGCCGCATTGCCGAGCAGTACCGCATTGACTTCAAAACCGTGCAGGACCTGCATCCCATTCTGGTGGAGGTGATGGAATGGGGGTTGCAGCAGGTGCAGAAAACCCAAAAAGTGGATTTTGATGACCAGTGCTGGCTGCCCGTGCACCTGGACCTCTCCATCCAGCCTTATGATTTTGTGCTCATTGATGAATGCCAGGACCTCACCCAGATGCAACTGGAAATGGTGCAGCGCTCGGTCAAGGCCGCAGGTCGGCTGCTCTTTGTGGGGGATGTTGCCCAGGCCATCATGGGATTTCGGGGTGCAGACCACAACAGCGTGAACAACATCCGGCAACTCTCCCCCACCGAGTTGTCTCTCTCGGTGTGCTACCGCTGTCCCAGCAGCCATCTGGAAAAAGCCCGCACCCTGATGCCCCTGGTTCAGGCAGCTCCGGGAGCAAAAGTGGGCACCGTGCAGGAAATTCCCTGGCACCACCTCCCCAGCCATGCTGGACCGGGAGATTTGATGTTCGGGCGCACAAAGGCCACCGTCCGGCAGGCCCTGTACCAGCTGGTCAGGAATGGCCGCAAAATCAATTTCCTGCAAAACCGCGGCACCCAGGACCCCCTGCAGGGTGAAGGCAGCAGGGAGGACAGCGGCGGAGACACCCTGCTGAACGCCATCGACAACCTGATGACCGCCGCACAGAACATTGCCCAGCACAGGCAACGCAGCGGTTTGCCTTATGGGGATGAGCTTTCCAGCCACCTGACCCGGCTTTCGGCCAGCAAGACCAGTGGCGAGGACTACCTGCAGCTGCGGGCCTTGCATGGCCTGTACCAGTCCAGGGATTTTCTGCAACCCGAGGATTTCCTGGAATTTTTGAAACACCAGCTCACCCCGGATCCCAGAGGGATCATGCTCTGCACCGCACATCAGGCCAAAGGGCTGGAAGCAGAACGGGTTTTTGTGCTGGCCCATGAGGAATTCAACGTGAAAGACCCTTCCCTGCTGGACTGGGAACAGCAACAGGAGAAAAACCTCTGGTATGTGGCCCTCACCCGGTCCAGAAAAGAACTTTATCTGGTTCGGGGCATCAAGGCCTGA
- a CDS encoding MarR family winged helix-turn-helix transcriptional regulator, with protein sequence MSKPVFYLKRAYLFMRKSFDERLKQHDLTTSQFEVMGHLYPSHLMDQQELQQRNGITSATLTGILDKLEERGLLSRIPSNLDGRSKQVQLTHEGQTLFSQLIHLVHDFEDVMLKGFSAAERALLADWLQRITVNLGDSGPA encoded by the coding sequence GTGTCCAAACCCGTCTTTTACCTCAAACGTGCCTACCTGTTCATGCGCAAGTCTTTCGATGAAAGGCTCAAGCAGCATGACCTCACCACCTCGCAGTTCGAGGTGATGGGACACCTGTATCCCTCCCACCTGATGGACCAGCAAGAGTTGCAACAGCGCAATGGCATCACCTCTGCAACCCTGACTGGCATTCTGGATAAACTGGAAGAGCGTGGCCTGCTTTCTCGCATTCCCAGCAATCTGGATGGCCGAAGCAAACAGGTGCAACTGACCCATGAAGGCCAGACCCTGTTTTCCCAGCTGATCCATCTGGTTCACGATTTTGAAGACGTGATGCTGAAAGGTTTTTCCGCTGCAGAGCGTGCTTTGCTGGCAGACTGGCTGCAAAGAATCACCGTGAACCTGGGCGACAGTGGTCCCGCTTAA
- a CDS encoding PAS domain S-box protein, giving the protein MNSDLMQNHPLQGFTLAGGHLIEVLSEPAWISNASHALLSCNGPFRDMFGPDQVSLQDMMPPEQHPLLPLNGGQPVSFAARLGQQFGQLFLLPLQAGDPGWMGFFRAEGQASKRLKKAFELMSASQDRGQMLDCMLQVFPLAKGCVLFGSEDVVIIAGEVNGPVQKPDLQTSGQDVVQVFPLTAGETLVCCPLPDGVLGLVCPVPAAWSDTEKLLLHSVGCLLTQNLERLKWRDDQETTIARLQAILDNAPVGIGLRNTDLKIELVNRKAAEYNQHPETAHQNRSMNELFPGAFEKVENYMKQVLDSGIPILDLELTDQDLPGFRKGHHWQLNYFPVKSTDGRTLGVGSIIQDITRRKISELALRESQHFLQRMADTVPTLIYIYDIGQRKNIYFNRELQNILGYTPEEMQNLDQSSASAMIHPDELQVTVQHYQKLWTLQMGEVLTREYRMRHKNGSWRWLFTREAIFSRDEQGNPTQFLGGAIDITEWKEAQQTIQESESRFQVVADRAPVMIWMADPEGNAVFHNLGWTQFTGRPPEEDLGSGWLDLMHPEDRKILMDTFLAPERLHQPFETEYRLKRHDGQYRWVVDRGAPRFTPEGKFVGFIGACIDIHDRKMAETVLQDSEQKLRELSESQKRFVADAAHELRTPLTSIQGNLDLFVRFPDIPETDRKEILRDVQREATRLGRLVHDMLQLARGDSGAQMREDEVDVSGVVQEAFRDLERVRKSHRMVLGEIQEVLLLGDADRLKQLTLILLENALKYTPAGGEVGLKLTLQDQEAELKVWDTGVGISEEDAVRVFERFYRVDRARQRGEDPGGTGLGLPIAKWIAEGHGGKIWLESELGKGTTAIVRLPVRVE; this is encoded by the coding sequence TTGAATTCTGATTTGATGCAAAATCATCCCCTGCAAGGCTTCACCCTGGCTGGAGGGCACCTGATTGAGGTGCTCTCCGAACCAGCCTGGATCAGCAATGCAAGCCATGCACTGCTGTCCTGCAATGGGCCTTTCAGAGACATGTTTGGTCCAGATCAGGTTTCCTTGCAGGACATGATGCCCCCAGAACAGCATCCTCTGTTGCCCCTGAACGGCGGGCAGCCTGTTTCTTTTGCTGCCCGTCTGGGACAGCAGTTCGGCCAGCTGTTTTTGCTTCCCCTTCAGGCAGGAGATCCAGGCTGGATGGGGTTTTTCCGGGCAGAGGGTCAGGCCTCTAAACGTTTGAAAAAAGCTTTTGAGCTGATGTCTGCATCCCAGGACCGGGGGCAAATGCTGGACTGCATGCTGCAGGTGTTTCCTCTGGCAAAGGGTTGCGTGCTGTTTGGGTCAGAGGATGTTGTGATCATTGCAGGTGAGGTGAATGGACCTGTGCAGAAGCCAGACCTGCAGACCTCAGGGCAGGATGTTGTGCAGGTTTTCCCCCTGACCGCCGGAGAAACCCTGGTGTGCTGCCCCCTGCCAGATGGAGTGCTGGGTCTGGTCTGCCCTGTCCCTGCTGCATGGTCTGACACCGAAAAGCTTTTGCTGCACAGTGTGGGTTGCTTGCTGACCCAGAACCTGGAACGCCTGAAATGGCGCGACGATCAGGAAACCACCATCGCCCGCCTGCAGGCCATTCTGGACAATGCTCCGGTGGGCATCGGCCTGCGCAACACCGACCTGAAAATCGAACTGGTGAACCGCAAGGCCGCAGAGTACAACCAGCACCCCGAAACGGCCCACCAGAACCGCTCCATGAACGAACTGTTCCCCGGAGCCTTCGAAAAAGTAGAAAACTACATGAAGCAGGTTCTGGACAGTGGAATCCCCATTCTGGACCTGGAACTGACCGATCAGGATTTGCCGGGGTTCCGCAAAGGCCACCACTGGCAACTCAATTACTTCCCGGTGAAATCCACAGATGGACGCACGCTGGGGGTGGGCAGCATCATTCAGGACATCACCCGGCGCAAAATTTCAGAGCTGGCTTTGCGGGAGAGCCAGCACTTTCTGCAGCGCATGGCAGACACCGTGCCCACCCTGATTTACATTTATGACATCGGGCAAAGGAAAAACATTTATTTCAACCGGGAACTGCAGAACATCCTGGGGTACACCCCTGAAGAGATGCAAAACCTGGACCAGAGCTCTGCCTCTGCAATGATCCACCCGGATGAATTGCAGGTGACCGTGCAGCACTACCAGAAACTCTGGACCCTGCAAATGGGCGAAGTGCTGACCCGCGAATACCGCATGCGGCACAAAAACGGTTCCTGGCGCTGGCTGTTCACCCGAGAAGCCATCTTTTCACGGGATGAGCAGGGCAATCCCACACAGTTTCTGGGCGGAGCCATCGACATCACCGAATGGAAGGAAGCCCAGCAGACCATTCAGGAAAGCGAAAGCCGCTTTCAGGTGGTGGCAGACCGCGCCCCGGTGATGATCTGGATGGCCGACCCGGAAGGCAACGCTGTGTTTCACAACCTGGGCTGGACCCAGTTCACCGGACGCCCACCAGAAGAGGACCTGGGCTCCGGATGGCTGGACCTGATGCACCCCGAGGACCGAAAAATCCTGATGGACACCTTCCTGGCCCCGGAACGCCTGCATCAGCCTTTTGAAACCGAGTACCGCCTGAAACGCCATGACGGACAGTACCGCTGGGTGGTGGACCGGGGTGCACCCCGCTTCACACCAGAAGGCAAGTTTGTGGGTTTCATTGGGGCCTGCATTGACATCCATGACCGCAAAATGGCTGAAACCGTATTGCAGGACAGCGAACAGAAGCTGCGGGAACTCTCTGAATCCCAGAAACGCTTTGTGGCGGATGCCGCCCACGAACTCAGAACCCCCCTCACCAGCATTCAGGGCAACCTGGATCTGTTTGTGCGCTTCCCGGACATCCCGGAAACCGACCGCAAAGAGATCCTGCGCGATGTGCAGCGGGAAGCCACCCGTCTGGGCCGACTGGTTCACGACATGCTGCAACTCGCCCGTGGAGACAGTGGCGCACAGATGCGGGAAGATGAAGTGGATGTTTCTGGAGTGGTCCAGGAGGCCTTCCGGGACCTGGAACGGGTCAGAAAAAGCCACCGCATGGTGCTGGGAGAAATTCAGGAGGTGCTGTTGCTGGGAGATGCAGACCGCCTGAAGCAACTCACCCTGATCCTGCTGGAAAATGCCCTCAAATACACCCCGGCAGGCGGAGAGGTCGGTTTGAAGCTGACCTTGCAGGACCAGGAAGCAGAGCTGAAGGTCTGGGACACCGGTGTGGGCATCTCTGAGGAAGATGCCGTGAGGGTTTTTGAACGCTTTTACCGGGTGGACAGGGCCCGCCAGAGGGGAGAGGACCCGGGAGGCACCGGGCTGGGCCTCCCCATTGCCAAATGGATTGCAGAAGGTCACGGAGGCAAGATCTGGCTGGAAAGCGAGCTGGGGAAAGGGACCACTGCAATTGTGAGGTTGCCTGTTCGGGTGGAGTGA